From Cydia splendana chromosome 4, ilCydSple1.2, whole genome shotgun sequence, one genomic window encodes:
- the LOC134790159 gene encoding ionotropic receptor 21a, which yields MMFLRTAFFNSILLHYVISQEIEYYPSQASSFAGKFVSELKSKPNKHKHDLHKREAQWRKFNNNDDPELTKNKTLKRAVDPVFHGHPKTREELWNERIINESLAYDQNPSLISLIHNITLTYLNDCIPIILYDSQVKSKESYLFQNLLKDFPVAYIHGYINENNELPEPKLVRATKECIHFIAFLSDVTKSAKILGKQAESKVVIVARSSQWAVQEFLAGPHSRLFINLIVIGQSFKDGDDDTLEAPYILYTHKLYTDGLGASQPIVLTSWSHGKFSRQVDLFPRKMTKGYAGHRFVVAAANQPPYVFRTIKTDADGGNPRVVWDGIEIRLLTLLSQINNFSIEIKEPQESHLGPGESVLKEVTGGRADMGVAGIYLTSDRLRDTDMSFSHSSDCAVFVTLMSTALPRYRAILGPFHWTVWLALTLTYLFAIFPLAFSDKHTLKHLLHNSGEVENMFWYVFGTFTNCFTFVGKNSWSKTTKITTRLLIGWYWLFTIIITSCYTGSIIAFVTLPVFPETIDSIQQLLDGFYRVGTLDRGGWEKWFLNSSDPKTNKLLKKLQLVGDVPSGIRNTTKTFFLLPFAFLGSRAELEYIIQSNFTKTKKSKKAQLHISNECFVPFGVSLTFPNNSLYSSKLSGDIARILQSGLIEKMENEVKWEMQRTPSGKFLSAGSGALKLGPISEKGLTLADTQGMFLLLAAGFLLAAAALISEWMGGCSRKCRPQKKEDAPSSANSREHLIPTPKSDVDSEIKVISDSAESRFRLNPRLDSEDSKDSLEGAIINVTKESIIIHNNFHGSTDCWDSRRSSSVDIDREVQEIFEKDEKRRRIKSGTVPLADNQREATASKGAFGDHLSDH from the exons ATGATGTTTTTGAGAACCGCGTTCTTCAATTCTATTTTACTCCATTACGTCATAAGCCAAGAAATCGAATATTATCCTTCGCAAGCCTCTTCATTTGCAGGAAAGTTTGTTTCTGAATTAAAGTCCAAACCTAATAAACATAAGCATGACCTACATAAAAGAGAAGCACAATGgagaaaatttaataacaacGACGACCCAGagttaacaaaaaataaaactctAAAGAGAGCAGTAGATCCAGTATTTCATGGACATCCAAAAACCAGAGAAGAATTATGGAACGAGCGCATTATCAACGAAAGTTTGGCTTACGATCAAAACCCTTCTTTGATAAGTCTTATACACAATATAACGTTAACTTATCTAAATGACTGTATCCCTATAATACTTTATGACAGTCAAGTAAAGTCAAAGGAAAGTTATTTGTTTCAGAACTTGCTTAAAGATTTCCCGGTAGCATATATCCATGGGTATATTAATGAGAACAATGAATTACCAGAACCCAAACTTGTACGTGCTACAAAAGAGTGTATCCATTTTATAGCTTTCTTGTCTGACGTGACGAAGAGTGCTAAGATACTGGGAAAGCAGGCGGAAAGCAAAGTGGTTATAGTTGCCAGGTCCTCGCAATGGGCCGTGCAGGAATTTCTAGCTGGGCCACATTCTAGGTTGTTTATCAATTTAATTGTCATTGGGCAGAGTTTTAAGGACGGTGATGATGATACACTA GAAGCGCCTTACATTTTATACACCCACAAGCTGTACACCGACGGTCTCGGAGCCAGTCAACCCATCGTGCTGACCTCCTGGTCACACGGCAAGTTCTCCAGACAGGTCGACCTGTTCCCCCGCAAGATGACAAAAGGTTATGCGGGGCACAGATTTGTGGTGGCTGCTGCTAACCAACCACCGTATGTCTTCCGAAC TATAAAAACGGACGCCGATGGTGGCAACCCAAGAGTCGTGTGGGATGGAATTGAAATAAGGCTCCTCACACTGTTGTCTCAAATAAATAACTTTTCCATAGAAATAAAGGAACCTCAAGAATCACATTTGGG ACCTGGTGAGTCAGTGCTGAAAGAAGTCACAGGCGGCAGAGCTGACATGGGGGTTGCTGGTATTTATTTGACAAGTGACCGACTCAGAGATACAGACATGAGCTTTTCTCATTCATCTGATTGCGCCGTCTTTGTCACTCTCATGTCTACAGCGCTACCAAG ATATCGAGCCATTTTAGGTCCTTTTCACTGGACTGTCTGGCTGGCGCTTACATTAACGTATCTCTTTGCCATCTTCCCTTTAGCGTTCTCAGATAAACATACTTTAAAACACTTGTTACACAACAGCGGTGAAGTTGAGAATATGTTTTGGTATGTTTTTGGGACTTTTACCAACTGTTTCACTTTTGTTGGGAAGAACTCATGGAGCAAAACTACGAAGATAACAACGAGGCTATTGATCG GTTGGTACTGGTTGTTCACAATAATCATCACAAGTTGCTACACCGGTTCCATTATAGCCTTCGTCACCTTGCCCGTGTTTCCGGAAACGATAGACAGCATTCAACaactactggacggattttaTCGAGTTGGAACTTTAG ATCGCGGCGGTTGGGAAAAATGGTTCCTCAATTCCTCGGACCCTAAGACAAATAAGCTGCTCAAAAAGCTGCAACTAGTAGGAGACGTGCCCTCGGGAATCAGGAATACAACAAAAACATTCTTCTTGCTGCCTTTTGCCTTTTTAGGATCTAGGGCGGAACTGGAATACATCATTCAGTCAAATTTTACTAAAACCAAAAA AAGCAAAAAGGCCCAGCTCCACATTTCCAACGAATGTTTCGTACCGTTTGGAGTATCATTGACCTTTCCTAATAACTCTCTATACTCGTCCAAGCTTAGCGGCGATATCGCAAGAATACTGCAGAGTGGTCTAATTGAGAAGATGGAGAATGAGGTGAAGTGGGAAATGCAGCGCACGCCGTCGGGGAAATTTTTATCT GCAGGGTCAGGTGCACTGAAGCTAGGGCCAATATCCGAAAAGGGACTAACTTTAGCAGACACCCAGGGTATGTTCCTCCTTCTGGCCGCTGGTTTCCTCCTCGCAGCTGCCGCATTGATCTCCGAATGGATGGGCGGCTGCTCCCGAAAATGCCGACCACAAAAGAAGGAAGATGCACCCTCTAGTGCAAACTCCAGAGAGCATCTGATACCGACACCAAAATCTGACGTTGATTCCGAAATAAAAGTAATTTCGGATAGTGCTGAGAGCAGATTCCGTCTTAATCCGAGACTCGACAGTGAAGATTCTAAAGATAGTTTGGAAGGAGCTATTATAAATGTTACTAAGGAGAGTATTATAATCCACAACAATTTTCATGGTTCTACTGATTGTTGGGATTCAAGAAGATCGAGCTCTGTTGATATTGATAGAGAAgttcaagagatttttgaaaaggACGAAAAGAGACGAAGAATTAAATCTGGGACAGTTCCTTTGGCGGATAATCAAAGGGAGGCCACTGCTTCCAAGGGAGCTTTCGGTGACCATTTATCTGACCATTAG